The Agrococcus sp. ProA11 genomic sequence GCCGGAGACGGGCACGCCCAGATCGAGCGCCGTCTGCACCGTCCAGGCACCGGTGCCCTTGGCGCCGGCAGCGTCGAGGATCACGTCGACCAGCGGCTGGCCGGTGTCCGCGTCGACCTGGCGCAGCACCTCGGCCGTGATCTCGATCAGGTAGGACTCCAGCTCGCCGCCGTTCCACTCCTCGAAGACCTCGGCGATCTCGGCGGGCGACTTGCCCGTGCCCCGACGGATGAGGTCATAGGCCTCGGCGATCAGCTGCATGTCGGCGTACTCGATGCCGTTGTGCACCATCTTCACGAAGTGGCCGGCGCCGTCGGTGCCGATGTGGGTGACGCAGGGCTCGCCGTCCGCGACCGCCGCGATGCCGGTGAGGATCGGGCCGAGCGTCTCGTACGACTCCGCGGTGCCGCCGGGCATGAGCGAGGGGCCGTTGAGGGCGCCCTCCTCGCCGCCCGAGATGCCGCAGCCGACGAAGTGGATGCCGGTCTCGCGCACCGCCGCCTCGCGGCGGATGGTGTCGGTGAAGAGCGCGTTGCCGCCGTCGACGATGATGTCGCCCGGCTCGAAGACGGCGGCCAGCTCATCGATCACGGCGTCCGTCGCCCAGCCGGCCTTCACCATGATGATCGCGGTGCGCGGCGTCTGCAGGCTGTCGGCGAGCTCCTGCATGGTGGCGGCGCGCACGAAGCCGGCCTCGGGATGGGCCGCGATGAGGTCGTCGGTCTTGGACGTCGTGCGGTTGTAGACCGCGACGGTGTTGCCCTCGCGCGATGCGAGGTTGCGGGCAAGGTTCGAGCCCATCACGGCGAGGCCGACGACGGCGATGTTGGCGTGGGTCACGGTGTCCTCCTGGACGGGTCGGGTCTGCCCCCAAGGCTAGTCAGCGCCGGATGCGCCGCCGCAACCGCCCCGGCGATCGGCGCCCGCCGACCGATGACCACCACGAGACATCCAGGTCGGGCCCCTACCGTCGAGCCATGCAGATCGGATACAAGCTCTTCGCCGAGGACGTCGCACCCAAGGAGCTCATCAGGCGGGCGGTGGAAGCCGAGCGCGCCGGCTTCGACTTCGTCGAGATCAGCGATCACTTCCACCCCTGGCTGCCGGAGCACCAGCACTCCGCGTTCGCGTGGGCGATCCTCTCCGCGATCGCCGCGAAGACCGAGACGCTGCGGCTCGCGACCGGCGTGACGTGCCCGTCGGTGCGCTACCACCCGGCGATCATCGCGCAAGCCGCGGCGACGCTGCAGATCATCTCGGACGGCCGCTTCACGCTGGGCGTCGGAGCGGGGGAGCGGCTCAGCGAGCGCATCGTCGGGCAGGGCTGGCCCGAGATCGGCGACCGGCACACGCGGTTCCGCGAGGCGCTCGAGATCATCCGGCTGCTCTGGTCGGGCGGCACGCACTCCTACCGCGGAGACTTCCTGACGCTGCACGACGCCCGCGTCTTCGACCTGCCGGAGACCCTGCCCGAGATCGTCGTGGCCGCAGGCGGACCGCAGGCGGCAGCGCTCGCCGCCGAGCTCGGTGACGGCCTGTTCTCGACCGACCCGGATGCATCGCTCATCGAGGCATGGACGGCTGCGGGCGGTGAGGGCCCGCGCTACTGCGAGGTGCCGACGGCCTTCGCACCCGATGCCCGCGCCGGCGCGGAGGCGGCGCACGCGCGCTTCCGCTTCGGGCCGCTCGGGTGGAAGGTGCTCGCCGAGCTGCCCGACCAGACCGCGTTCGACCAGGCCACGCAGTCGATTCGTGTCGACGACATGGAGGAGGCGTTCGCGTGCGGACCGGATGTCGACCGGCACGTGGAGGTGTTCTCGAAGTTCCGCGACGCCGGCTTCGACCACTTCGCACTCATGGATGCGAGCACCGACCCCGATGCGTTCATGGCGTTCTTCCACGACGAGCTCGGACCGCGGCTGCGGCAGTCGGCCCAGCAGCAGTAGGCGGCGACCGACTGCGTCGTCGCGGCGAGACCTCCGCCGCTGCCGGGCATCGATAGCCTTGCCAGGAAGGAGGCAGCCATGACCGCATCCGCTCTGAAGGTCGCCGTCGCCGTGAGCATCGACGACGAGAGTGCCGACCGCATTCGCGAGCTCGAGCCGCGCATCGAGCTGCTGCGCGACACGAGGCTCACGCGGCCCTGGCAGTGGCACGGCGACTGGGAGGGCGACCAGTCCTGGGAGCGCACCCCCGCCCAGCAGCACGCGTTCGAGGCGATGCTCGACAGCGCGGATGCGCTCTTCGGCATCCCGGACGTCTCGCCCCGAGCCTTGGCTCGCACGGTGCGCGCGAACGAGCGGCTGCGCTGGGTGCACACCACGGCAGCCGGCGGTGGCGGCCAGGTGCGGGCGGCGGCGCTCACTGAGCGGGAGCTCGAGCGCGTCGTCGTGACGACGAGCGCCGGCATGCATGCGTCGACGCTTGCCGAGTGGGCACTGTTCGGCGTGCTCGCCGGCGCCAAGGATCTGCGCCGGCTGGAGACCGACCAAGCCGACCGCCGGTGGGGCGATGGCCGCCGCATGATGCGCCACGTGGGGGAGATGACCGTGCTGGTCGTCGGGCTGGGCGGCATCGGCGCGGTCGTCGCCGAGCGGTTCGCCGCGCTCGGCGCCACCGTCTGGGGCACGACGCGCAGCGGCACGCCGGTCGAGCACGTCGATCGGCTGGTGCCGATGGACGAGCTCGTGGACGCGGCGTCGCAGGTGGATGCCATCATCACCACACTGCCGGGCACCGAGCACACGGCCGGCCTGATCGGCGCCCACGTGCTCGGCGCCGCACGCGACGACACGATCCTCGTCAACGTCGGCCGCGGCACCGTGGTCGATGAGCCCGCACTGCTGGACGCGCTCGACGCGGGCCGCATCGGGTTCGCGGCGCTCGACGTCACGGCCGTCGAGCCGCTGCCGACCGACAGCCGGCTCTGGCGCCACCCGAGCGTGCTGCTCAGCCCCCACACCGCGGCGCTGTCGATGCAGGAGCCGCGCCGCATCGCCGAGCTCTTCGCCGCCAACGCGACGCGGCTGCTCGACGGGCAGCCGCTGCAGAACGTCATGAGCACGAAGGAGTTCTACTGATGTCGACCGCAGCAGCCCTGTTCGACCTCACCGGGCGCACCGCGCTCGTCACCGGCTCCAGCCAGGGCATCGGGCGAGCGCTCGCCCAGGGCCTCGCCGAGGCAGGCGCCACCGTCGTCGTGCACGGACGCGATCGCGCCAAGGCCGAGCGCGCCGCGGCCGAGATCGCCGAGTCGACCGGCAGGCAGACCCACGTGGCGCTCTTCGACGTGACGGATGCGCAGGCGGTCGACGCCGGAGTCGCCGACGTCGAGGCGCGGATCGGCACCCCAGACATCCTGGTCAACAATGCCGGCATCCAGCGTCGCAACCCGATCGCCGAGTTCACCGACGAGGACTGGCACGATCTCGTCGCCACCAACCTCACGAGCGCGTTCCTGCTCTCGCGCCGCGTGGCGAGGGGCATGATCGAGCGCGGGTCCGGCCGCATCGTCTCCATCGGCTCCGTGCAGTCGCAGCTCGCTCGACCCTCGATCGCGCCCTACAGCGCCACCAAGGGGGCGATCGTGATGCTCACGAAGGGCCTCTGCGCCGACCTCGCCCCGCACGGCATCAGCGTGAACGCGCTCGCCCCCGGCTACTTCGCCACCGAGCTCACGCAGGCGCTCGTCGACGATGCCGACTTCTCGGCCTGGGTCGCGCAGCGCACGCCCGCGGGCAGGTGGGGCGATGTGCGCGACCTCGTGGGAGCGCTCGTGTTCCTCTCGAGCGATGCGAGCGCCTTCGTCAACGGGCAGACCATCTACGTCGACGGCGGCATGACCGCGGTCGTCTGAGGCACGCGGCGAGAGGGAACACGATGACCGACAACCTGGCGCTGGTCGCCCACGCGAAGGACGACGTGCGCGTCGAGGCGCTGCCCGAACCGGTGCCGACCGCCGACGAGGCGGTCGTCGCGATCGCCTACGGCGGCATCTGCGGCTCCGACCTGCACTACTGGCTGCATGGCGCCGCCGGGCAGTCCATCTTGCGCGAGCCCATGGTGCTCGGCCACGAGATCGTCGGCACGGTGCTCACCGCGGCCGCCGACGGCAGCGGACCCACCGCAGGCACGCGCGTCGCCGTGCACCCCGCGACCGAGATCGACGACGGCTCCGCGCCGTACCCCGTGGAGCGCCCGAACCTGAGCCCGGCGGGCACCTACCTCGGCTCTGCCGCCCGCATGCCGCACACGCACGGCGCCTTCGCGCGGCGGGTCGCGCTGCCGGCGCGCATGCTGCGCTCGATCCCGGACGGGCTCGAGCTGCGACTGGCGGCGCTCGCCGAGCCTGCCGCGGTCGCCTGGCATGGCGTCGGGCAGGCCGGCGATGTGACCGGCAAGCGCGTGCTCGTCATCGGCGCCGGCCCGATCGGCGCGCTCGCGATCGCCGTCGCCAAGCACCACGGGGCGAGCGAGATCTTCGCGACCGACCTGCACGAGCATCCGCGCGCCCTCGCCGAGCGCCTCGGCGCGACGGCGATGGATGCGACGGATGCGGACTCGATCGCGGCCATGCACGCCGACGTGGTCATCGAGTCGTCGGGCACGGTGCCCGGGCTCGCTGCCGCGATCAGCGGCGCTCGCCGCGGCGGCACGGTGGTCATGCTGGGCCTCCAGCGTGCCGGCGACATCTCGGTGCCGATGGCGACCACGATCACCCGCGAGCTGACGCTCGTGGGCTCGTTCCGCTTCACGGGCGAGCTCGACGACGTGCTGGCGGCGCTCGCGGACGGCTCGCTCGATGCGGCAGCGGTCATCAGCCACGAGCTGCCGATCGGCGACGGCCTGCGCGCCCTCGAGCTCGCGCGCGACGCGGCCGTATCCTCGAAGGTGCTGCTGGCATTCTCGGGCAGCGACGGACACTAGAGGGATGTGCCGATGAGCGATACGCGCTACCCGCCGATGATCATCATGGGCGTGCAGGGATCGGGGAAGTCGACGATCGGAGCTGCCCTCGCGACGCGGCTGAACATCGACTTCATCGACGGCGACGACCTGCACCCGAAGGCCAACAAGGACAAGATGGCCGCGGGCATCCCGCTCGACGACGAGGATCGCGTGCCGTGGCTCAAGATCATCGGGCAGACGATCGCCGACGGTCGCGAGAGCGGCCGCATCGTCATCGTCGCGTGCTCCGCGCTGAAGCGCTGGTACCGGGAGCTGCTGCGCTCGAGCGCTGCGGATCTGATCTTCGTCCACCTCAGCGGTGACGCGTCGCTGCTCGCCGACCGGCTCGCCCACCGAGACCACGCGTTCATGCCGACGACGCTCCTCGACAGCCAGATGGAGACGCTCGAGCCGTTGGCCCCGTGGGAGAGCGGCATCGTCATCTCCATCGAGCAGGACCCCGTCGCGATCGTCGACGAGGTCTCGCGCATGCTGATGGCCCGCGCTGCGGGCCGCCCCGTCGCCCCCTCCGCGGGCGCGACGATCACCGGCACGATCGACGTCCAGCCCGGCTGATCTCTCGGCCGCGCACACGGCCACCCGCACTGCACCGCACACGCACACGCACACCAAGGAGTCACCGCCATGGACGACCTCGTTCTCAACTGGGACCTCGGCACGGGAGGGCTGCTGCTGCTCGCGGCTGCCGCGATCGCCCTGCTGCTCGTCCTCATCATGACGTTCAAGATCCACGCGTTCCTCGCGCTGATGATCACCAGCCTGCTGACCGCCGTCGCGGCCGGCATCCCCTTCGACCAGCTGATGGGCGCGCTCGCGTTCGGCTTCAACCCCACGCTCGGCAGCGTCATGCTGCTGGTGGCGCTCGGCGCGATGCTCGGCCGCATGATCGAGACCTCGGGCGGCGCGCGCGTGCTCACCGACAAGCTCGTCGGCAGGTTCGGCGAGCAGCGGGCCGGGATGGCCGTCGGTGTCGCGAGCCTCCTGATGGGCTTCCCGATCTTCTTCGATGCTGGCCTCGTCGTGATGCTGCCGATCATCTACGCGGTCTCCCGCCGGCTGGGCGGCTCGCTGCTGACGGTCGCCTTCCCCGCCGCGATCGCCTTCAGCGCCATGCACATCTTCGTGCCGCCGCACCCCGGCCCGGTCTCCGCATCCGCCATCCTGGGCGCCGATGTCGGGCTGGTCCTGATCCTCGGCCTGGTCGTGGCGCTTCCCGTCTGGTACCTCGTCGGTGTGCTCTTCGGCGGCTGGGTGGGTCGCAAGTACAACATCGCCGTGCCGGCGATCCTCCAGGGCTCGGACGACATGAACCGCGAGATGGAGTCGCGCCCGTCCTTCGGCAAGATCCTCACGCTGCTGCTGCTGCCGCTCGTGCTCATCCTGATGAACACCGGCCTCAACATGTATGCGTCGACGACTGACGACGCCGACGCGTTCAAGGCGCAGCCGATCGTCGCGCTGTTGCGCGCGCTCGGTGAGACGCCCATCGCGCTGCTCATCACGGTCATCGTCTCGATGTGGCTGCTGGGCTGGGGGATGGGCAAGGCCGGCACCCTGATCGAGAAGGTGGCCGACAGCGCCCTCGGCCCCATCGCCTCCGTCGTCCTGGTCACCGGTGCCGGCGGCATGTTCGGCGGCGTGCTGCGCGTCACCGGCATCGGCAACGCGATCGCCGACTCGCTGAACTCGATCGGCATGCCGGTCATCGTGGCGGCGTTCCTCATCTCGCAGATCGTGCGCATCGCGCAGGGCTCGGCGACCGTGGCGCTCACCACGGCGGCGTCGCTCATGGCGGGCGTGGTCGTCGACGGCGGGTTCAACCCCGTCGAGGTCGCGGCGATCGTGCTCGCGACCGCCGCCGGCTCGGTCGGGTTCAGCCACGTGAACGACTCGGGCTTCTGGCTGGTGAGCAAGTTCTTCGGCATGGATGTGAAGACGACCCTGCAGACGTGGACGGTGGCGCAGGGCCTGATGGCCATCATCGGCTTCATCCTGTCGTTCGCGATCTACCTGCTCGCGGGCCTGTTCGGCTGACGCCGTGCTGTAGACTCAGTCGCTGAACTTCGGCGAGGGATGCAGGAGCATCCGTGATCGACGCGGTGGGAGCCAGGACCCAGTCCTCATGCTTGCGCGTTCGAGTCGACAAGATGACGGGCTGCGGCCCACAAGGAGACTTCCATGAGCACCGAGTACGACAAGCTCGAGACCGAGATCCGCGAATCGTTCGGCAAGGGCGCTGCTCGCAAGCTGCGCGCCGTCGGCAAGATCCCCGGCGTCCTCTACGGTCACGGCACCGAGCCCCAGCACCTGACGGTCGACGCGCACGCGCTCTACCTGCTGGTGCGCCGCTCGAACGCGATCATCGATCTGCAGATCGGCGACAAGAACCAGCTCGCGCTGGTGAAGGACGTGCAGCGCAACCCGGTGCTGCAGGGCATGCAGGGCATCGAGCACGTCGACCTCGTCATCGTCAAGCGCGGCGAGAAGGTCGTCGTCGACGTGGCCGTCCACTTCGAGGGCGAGACGGCCCCCGGCACCATCCAGAACCACGAGACGACCGCGCTGTCGATCGAGGTCGAGGCGCTCCACATCCCCGAGTCGATCACGGTGTCGGTCGAAGGCATGGAGGAGGGCTCGCACATCCTCGCCGGCGAGGTGCCGATGCCGAAGGGCGCGACCCTGCTCACCGACCCCGAGGCCCTGGTCGTCGGCGTCATGACGCCTGCAGCGCCGGTCGACGACGAGACCGCGGCTGCGGCCGAGGATGCGGCCGCCGAGGCAGCCGAGGCCGCCGAGGCGACCTCCGAGTCCGACTCCGAGTAGACCGGCATCCCCCACGCCGATATGGCGCAGACGTGGCTCGTGGTCGGGCTCGGGAATCCCGGGCCCGACTACGCGCGCACGCGGCACAACATCGGCCAGCTGGTCGCCGCCGAGCTGGAGCGGCGTGCGGGCGCCACGCCGAAGCGGCACGGCAAGGCCGAGGCGCTGGTCGCCGAGTCGCGCGTGATCGGCGGTCCGAAGGTCATCACCGCCTTCCCGCTGTCGTACATGAACCGCTCCGGCGGACCGGTGTCGAAGCTGATGGACTACTACGGCGTCGACCTCGATCACGTGATCGTGCTGCACGACGAACTCGACATCCCGCTCGGCGAGCTGCGGCTGAAGCAGGGCGGCGGCCACGGAGGCCACAACGGGCTGCGCGACATCATCGCCGCCCGCGGGCCGGAGTTCCTGCGCCTGCGGCTCGGCATCGGCCGCCCACCCGGCAGGCAGGACGCCGCCGACTTCGTGCTCAAGCCCTTCGCGAAGACCGAGCAGCCTGAGGCCGAGCTGCTGGTGCAGCTCGGCGCGGATGCCGTCGAGCGCATCATCGCCGAAGGGTTCCTGGCTGCGCAGCAGCACCTGCATGCGCCGTCCTAGCGCGCAGGTGCACGCCGCTAGCATGGAGTGCCGATCGGAAGGAGGGCGCCCGTGCGCCGAATCGCCATGAGGGCGACCGCGGTCATCGCGGCGTCCCTGCTGCTCGCCGGCTGTGCCGCCGCCGACGAGACGACGACGGGCCCGCAGGCTCCCAACGGCTACACGCTCTCCGCGACGCTCGACGACGGCACGCTGCTCTGGAACGACCGCAGCGACGGCTCCGGCATGACCGACCTGATGCTCGAGTCGCCGGAGGGCCGCTTCGTGCACTCCTGCCTCGGCGACGCACCGCTGATCTGCTGGGATGACCTCGCGGCGCCATCCACGCTGCTCGTCATCGCACCGGTCGGCGCCACGACGGCGGAGCTCACCTGGCACGGCCAGACCTTGCCGCTCACCGCCGGCACCTCGCTGGATGCGGAGGCCCCGGCCGTCTTCGCGCTCGTGCTGCCCGACTACGAGCCCAACGACCAGGGATGGCAGCTCGAGGTGAAGGACGCGGCAGGCGAAGTGGTCATGACCTCGTGAGCCTGCAGCCGCTCCTCGAGATGCTCGAGAGCGGGGCGCTCGCACCCGTCGTCGAGGCATCGACCGGCGGAGCGCTCACCGGGATGGAGGCGATGCGTGCGCCCGTCGTGGCGACGCTCGCGCATCAGCACGATCGGCCCCTGCTGGTGATCACCGCCACCCGCCGCGAGGCCGAAGCCGTGCGCGATGACCTGTCGGCGTGGCTGCCGGAGGCGCAGATCCTCGAGCTGCCGGCCTGGGAGACGCTGCCCCATGAGCGGCTCAGCCCGTCGGCGGAGACGGTCGGCCAGCGCGGCGCCACGCTCCGCGCGGTGGCGGCGCGCGACACGGGCAGGCCGATGATCATCCTCGCCTCGGTGCGCGCCGCGCTTCAGCCCGTCGCCGACAACCTGCTCGACGTCGAGCCGGTGGAGCTGACGCTCGGCGCGCGCGGCATCGACCTCAGCGCCCTGGCACGCCAGCTCGTCGATCTCGCCTACTCGCGCGTGGACATGGTGACGCGGCGTGGCGAGTTCGCCGTCCGCGGCGGCATCGTCGACATCTTCAGCCCCGCAGAGGATCACCCGGTGCGCGTCGAGCTGTTCGGCGACGAGGTCGAGCAGATGCGCTGGTTCCACGTCGCCGACCAGCGCTCCGACCCGACGCCGGTCGAGCGCATCGTGCTCCCGCCGAGCCGCGAGCTGCTGCTCACGCCTGCGGTGCGCGCGCGGGCGAAGCAGCTCGCGCCGGAGTTCCCCGGCATCCAGCAGATGCTGGAGAAGATCGCCGAGGGCATCCCGGTGGAAGGCATGGAGTCGCTCGCGCCCGCGCTGCTCGAGCGGATGGTGCCGGTCACGCACTACCTGCCCGGTGCCGGCACCATCGTGCTGGGACCGGAGCGCATCCGCGACCGGGTGGCGAGCCTGAACGACACGAACCAGGAGTTCCTGGAGGCGGCCTGGAGCGCGGCGACCGCCGGCGGCAGCGCACCCGTCGACCTCTCGAGCGGGTTCCTGAGCCTGGACGAGTTGCGCGCAGCAGTGGAGACCCCCTGGTGGAGCTACTCGGTGCTCGCCGCCGATGACACGGTCACCGCGGTCGAGGGTGAGCCCGTGCCGAGCTTCACCGGCATCGCCGACGGGGCCGTCGCGCACCTTCGCGAGCGGGCCAGGGCCGGCTGGCGGATCATCGTGACCGCGGCAGGCCACGGCCTGGTGGAGCGCGCGGCGCAGGTGCTGGGCGAGCGCGAGGTCGCAGCGCGGATCGTCGAGGCGCTCCCGGCTGCCCTCGAACCCGGCATCGTGCACGTCACGCAGGCATCCATCGAGCACGGCTTCTCGCTGCCCGATGAGCGCATCGAGCTCGTGAGCGAGGCGGAGTTCTTCGGGCGCGCCGTCGGGGTCGACGCTCGTCAGCCGCACAAGCTCGCGGGCCGCCGCCGCTCGGTGGTCGACCCGCTGCAGCTGAAGGCCGGCGACTACGTCGTGCACGAGACCCACGGCGTCGGCCGCTTCGTCGAGCTCACGCAGCGCACCGTCTCGTCCGGCGGTCGCAACCCCGTCAAGACCACCCGCGAGTACCTCGTCATCGAGTACGCAGCCTCGAAGCGCGGCCATCCCGGCGACCGGCTCTCGGTGCCCACCGATCAGCTCGACCAGCTGAACCGCTACGTCGGCGGTGAGGCGCCGCAGCTGTCGAAGATGGGCGGCAGCGACTGGCAGCAGACGAAGTCGAAGGCGCGCAAGGCGGTGCGCGAGATCGCCGTCGAGCTCGTGCAGCTGTACTCGAAGCGCATGGCCTCGAAGGGGCGCAGGTTCGGGCCCGACAGCCCGTGGCAGCGCGAGCTGGAGGATGCCTTCCCCTATGCCGAGACCCCCGACCAGCTGACCACCATCGACGAGGTCAAGCGCGACATGGAGCGCGAGGTGCCGATGGATCGCCTGCTCTCCGGCGATGTCGGCTACGGCAAGACGGAGGTCGCCGTGCGCGCGGCGTTCAAGGCCGTGCAGGACGGCACGCAGGTCGCCGTGCTGGTCCCGACGACGCTCCTCGTGCGGCAGCACTTCGAGACTTTCGCCGCCCGCTTCGCCGGGTTCCCCGTGCACGTGCGCGCGCTCAGCCGCTTCCAGACCGACAAGGAGGTGCGCGAGACGATCGCCGGCA encodes the following:
- a CDS encoding D-2-hydroxyacid dehydrogenase codes for the protein MTASALKVAVAVSIDDESADRIRELEPRIELLRDTRLTRPWQWHGDWEGDQSWERTPAQQHAFEAMLDSADALFGIPDVSPRALARTVRANERLRWVHTTAAGGGGQVRAAALTERELERVVVTTSAGMHASTLAEWALFGVLAGAKDLRRLETDQADRRWGDGRRMMRHVGEMTVLVVGLGGIGAVVAERFAALGATVWGTTRSGTPVEHVDRLVPMDELVDAASQVDAIITTLPGTEHTAGLIGAHVLGAARDDTILVNVGRGTVVDEPALLDALDAGRIGFAALDVTAVEPLPTDSRLWRHPSVLLSPHTAALSMQEPRRIAELFAANATRLLDGQPLQNVMSTKEFY
- a CDS encoding glucose 1-dehydrogenase gives rise to the protein MSTAAALFDLTGRTALVTGSSQGIGRALAQGLAEAGATVVVHGRDRAKAERAAAEIAESTGRQTHVALFDVTDAQAVDAGVADVEARIGTPDILVNNAGIQRRNPIAEFTDEDWHDLVATNLTSAFLLSRRVARGMIERGSGRIVSIGSVQSQLARPSIAPYSATKGAIVMLTKGLCADLAPHGISVNALAPGYFATELTQALVDDADFSAWVAQRTPAGRWGDVRDLVGALVFLSSDASAFVNGQTIYVDGGMTAVV
- the gndA gene encoding NADP-dependent phosphogluconate dehydrogenase; this encodes MGSNLARNLASREGNTVAVYNRTTSKTDDLIAAHPEAGFVRAATMQELADSLQTPRTAIIMVKAGWATDAVIDELAAVFEPGDIIVDGGNALFTDTIRREAAVRETGIHFVGCGISGGEEGALNGPSLMPGGTAESYETLGPILTGIAAVADGEPCVTHIGTDGAGHFVKMVHNGIEYADMQLIAEAYDLIRRGTGKSPAEIAEVFEEWNGGELESYLIEITAEVLRQVDADTGQPLVDVILDAAGAKGTGAWTVQTALDLGVPVSGIAEAVFARSLSSRLAQRAAASDLPGPADAWQVEDADAFIEDVRKALFASKMVAYSQGFDEIVAAADEYGWDIKKGEVARIWRAGCIIRARFLNDITDAYAADPELPALLLAPYFREALASTQEAWRRVVVAAAQAGIPAPAFSSSLSYYDGLRADRLPAALVQGQRDFFGAHTYRRVDREGTFHTQWSGDRTEIEAVDTH
- the pth gene encoding aminoacyl-tRNA hydrolase translates to MAQTWLVVGLGNPGPDYARTRHNIGQLVAAELERRAGATPKRHGKAEALVAESRVIGGPKVITAFPLSYMNRSGGPVSKLMDYYGVDLDHVIVLHDELDIPLGELRLKQGGGHGGHNGLRDIIAARGPEFLRLRLGIGRPPGRQDAADFVLKPFAKTEQPEAELLVQLGADAVERIIAEGFLAAQQHLHAPS
- a CDS encoding 50S ribosomal protein L25/general stress protein Ctc encodes the protein MSTEYDKLETEIRESFGKGAARKLRAVGKIPGVLYGHGTEPQHLTVDAHALYLLVRRSNAIIDLQIGDKNQLALVKDVQRNPVLQGMQGIEHVDLVIVKRGEKVVVDVAVHFEGETAPGTIQNHETTALSIEVEALHIPESITVSVEGMEEGSHILAGEVPMPKGATLLTDPEALVVGVMTPAAPVDDETAAAAEDAAAEAAEAAEATSESDSE
- a CDS encoding TIGR03557 family F420-dependent LLM class oxidoreductase; this encodes MQIGYKLFAEDVAPKELIRRAVEAERAGFDFVEISDHFHPWLPEHQHSAFAWAILSAIAAKTETLRLATGVTCPSVRYHPAIIAQAAATLQIISDGRFTLGVGAGERLSERIVGQGWPEIGDRHTRFREALEIIRLLWSGGTHSYRGDFLTLHDARVFDLPETLPEIVVAAGGPQAAALAAELGDGLFSTDPDASLIEAWTAAGGEGPRYCEVPTAFAPDARAGAEAAHARFRFGPLGWKVLAELPDQTAFDQATQSIRVDDMEEAFACGPDVDRHVEVFSKFRDAGFDHFALMDASTDPDAFMAFFHDELGPRLRQSAQQQ
- a CDS encoding gluconokinase, with the protein product MSDTRYPPMIIMGVQGSGKSTIGAALATRLNIDFIDGDDLHPKANKDKMAAGIPLDDEDRVPWLKIIGQTIADGRESGRIVIVACSALKRWYRELLRSSAADLIFVHLSGDASLLADRLAHRDHAFMPTTLLDSQMETLEPLAPWESGIVISIEQDPVAIVDEVSRMLMARAAGRPVAPSAGATITGTIDVQPG
- the mfd gene encoding transcription-repair coupling factor, producing the protein MEAMRAPVVATLAHQHDRPLLVITATRREAEAVRDDLSAWLPEAQILELPAWETLPHERLSPSAETVGQRGATLRAVAARDTGRPMIILASVRAALQPVADNLLDVEPVELTLGARGIDLSALARQLVDLAYSRVDMVTRRGEFAVRGGIVDIFSPAEDHPVRVELFGDEVEQMRWFHVADQRSDPTPVERIVLPPSRELLLTPAVRARAKQLAPEFPGIQQMLEKIAEGIPVEGMESLAPALLERMVPVTHYLPGAGTIVLGPERIRDRVASLNDTNQEFLEAAWSAATAGGSAPVDLSSGFLSLDELRAAVETPWWSYSVLAADDTVTAVEGEPVPSFTGIADGAVAHLRERARAGWRIIVTAAGHGLVERAAQVLGEREVAARIVEALPAALEPGIVHVTQASIEHGFSLPDERIELVSEAEFFGRAVGVDARQPHKLAGRRRSVVDPLQLKAGDYVVHETHGVGRFVELTQRTVSSGGRNPVKTTREYLVIEYAASKRGHPGDRLSVPTDQLDQLNRYVGGEAPQLSKMGGSDWQQTKSKARKAVREIAVELVQLYSKRMASKGRRFGPDSPWQRELEDAFPYAETPDQLTTIDEVKRDMEREVPMDRLLSGDVGYGKTEVAVRAAFKAVQDGTQVAVLVPTTLLVRQHFETFAARFAGFPVHVRALSRFQTDKEVRETIAGITDGTVDVVIGTHRLLSDNVHFKELGLVIVDEEQRFGVEHKERLKSLKTNVDVLSMSATPIPRTLEMAVTGIREMSTLATPPEARHPVLTFVGAYNEQQVAAAIRRELLREGQVFFVHNRVSSINRVAAQLAELVPEARIGVAHGKMAETALERVIVDFWEKQYDVLVSTTIVETGLDIPNANTLIVDRAERYGLSQLHQLRGRVGRGRERAYAYFLYDGETPLSETAHDRLETIAVHNELGAGMQVALKDLEIRGAGNLLGGEQSGHIAGVGFDLYLRMVGEAVAVFRGEEDEGPRELRLELPVDAVIPEDYVDSERLRLEAYQKLSAAASARDDSAIDQVLDELRDRYGEPPSQVAALVAIARLRRKAQAAKLSEVITVGPNLRVGPAELADSVQLRLRRMYPDAKLNPTAKTLVVPIPTAGGGRLAGTQAEPLPDVELVAWVDALLTAIFPPPKTETGPAPLDASPAAGSPSD
- a CDS encoding GntP family permease, giving the protein MDDLVLNWDLGTGGLLLLAAAAIALLLVLIMTFKIHAFLALMITSLLTAVAAGIPFDQLMGALAFGFNPTLGSVMLLVALGAMLGRMIETSGGARVLTDKLVGRFGEQRAGMAVGVASLLMGFPIFFDAGLVVMLPIIYAVSRRLGGSLLTVAFPAAIAFSAMHIFVPPHPGPVSASAILGADVGLVLILGLVVALPVWYLVGVLFGGWVGRKYNIAVPAILQGSDDMNREMESRPSFGKILTLLLLPLVLILMNTGLNMYASTTDDADAFKAQPIVALLRALGETPIALLITVIVSMWLLGWGMGKAGTLIEKVADSALGPIASVVLVTGAGGMFGGVLRVTGIGNAIADSLNSIGMPVIVAAFLISQIVRIAQGSATVALTTAASLMAGVVVDGGFNPVEVAAIVLATAAGSVGFSHVNDSGFWLVSKFFGMDVKTTLQTWTVAQGLMAIIGFILSFAIYLLAGLFG
- a CDS encoding zinc-binding dehydrogenase; translated protein: MTDNLALVAHAKDDVRVEALPEPVPTADEAVVAIAYGGICGSDLHYWLHGAAGQSILREPMVLGHEIVGTVLTAAADGSGPTAGTRVAVHPATEIDDGSAPYPVERPNLSPAGTYLGSAARMPHTHGAFARRVALPARMLRSIPDGLELRLAALAEPAAVAWHGVGQAGDVTGKRVLVIGAGPIGALAIAVAKHHGASEIFATDLHEHPRALAERLGATAMDATDADSIAAMHADVVIESSGTVPGLAAAISGARRGGTVVMLGLQRAGDISVPMATTITRELTLVGSFRFTGELDDVLAALADGSLDAAAVISHELPIGDGLRALELARDAAVSSKVLLAFSGSDGH